The Chloroflexota bacterium genome window below encodes:
- a CDS encoding ThiF family adenylyltransferase — protein MPERIVLVGLGGIGSQLLPSLVRYLAFRPEPRPMLVLVDGDAYEPGNRTRQVFPESAIGSNKAEALAEVYRGLTVQGVGDYLTESNVAEVIRDGDAVLLAVDNHWTRFVVDQHLATLDEVTLISGGNDETDGNVQLVRRRGGQFVDGSLAEIHVEIGRATEAEFAARNGCERQAEERPQLVVTNLMVASAMLNCLWAVLERGSVSYSEVYLDVIANAMRSRSWLRQVQPAA, from the coding sequence ATGCCTGAGCGCATCGTCCTGGTCGGACTGGGCGGCATCGGCTCCCAGCTGCTGCCCAGCCTGGTCCGCTACCTGGCCTTCCGGCCAGAGCCACGCCCGATGCTGGTGCTCGTCGACGGCGACGCCTACGAGCCGGGCAACCGGACGCGGCAGGTCTTCCCCGAGAGCGCCATCGGTTCGAACAAGGCCGAGGCCTTGGCCGAGGTGTATCGGGGCCTGACGGTGCAAGGGGTTGGCGACTACCTGACGGAGTCGAACGTGGCGGAGGTCATCCGCGACGGCGACGCCGTCCTACTGGCGGTCGATAACCACTGGACCCGCTTCGTGGTCGACCAGCACCTCGCCACCTTGGACGAGGTGACGCTCATCAGCGGCGGCAACGACGAGACGGACGGCAACGTCCAGCTCGTCCGCCGCCGGGGTGGTCAGTTCGTCGACGGCAGCCTGGCCGAGATCCACGTGGAGATCGGGCGGGCCACCGAGGCCGAGTTCGCGGCCCGCAACGGCTGCGAGCGACAGGCCGAGGAGCGACCCCAGCTGGTGGTCACCAACCTGATGGTCGCCAGCGCGATGCTCAACTGCCTGTGGGCGGTGCTCGAGCGCGGCAGCGTGTCCTACTCCGAGGTGTACCTCGACGTGATCGCGAACGCGATGAGATCGCGCTCGTGGTTGCGACAGGTGCAGCCCGCGGCGTAG
- a CDS encoding AAA family ATPase, giving the protein MNTSALARQPNPLPNPFRPGNGVPPPYLAGRDRLLAAFEDWLLEAPPLHANWALTGLRGTGKTVLLGEFAARAERAGWLTLQRELGDRHRDDVRFAEALAEDCEALIGRADAIAAVGQAVERGARWLRPKRITVGEVSVDPEYASEEAPPADVMRIAFAQLDSILSHSKRPGAILLYDEAHLLADDRRSERFPLSSLLAALGAVQRQRPRVRVVLGGLPTLSLNLKRARTYAERMFRHAVVDNLELEAASEALAIPLATSGRGFGLSLIGEIVEQTAGYPYFLQFFGAFTCSRIGLDHIALEDFQRVEAALLHELDLAFFEDRFEGAAPTEQVLLLAMARCGGRATLARLYDEAGSAVNVPVGLRRLMDRGLVYRPTRATYDFALPLFGSYLRRRAKITKLSSGR; this is encoded by the coding sequence ATGAACACATCGGCGCTGGCACGACAACCGAATCCACTGCCCAACCCGTTCCGACCCGGCAACGGCGTTCCGCCGCCGTACCTGGCAGGGCGCGACCGGCTTCTGGCGGCCTTCGAGGACTGGCTGCTCGAGGCGCCGCCCCTGCACGCCAACTGGGCACTGACCGGCCTGCGCGGCACCGGCAAGACGGTGCTGCTCGGCGAGTTCGCGGCACGCGCCGAACGCGCCGGCTGGCTGACCCTGCAGCGCGAGCTGGGCGACCGCCATCGCGACGACGTGCGCTTCGCCGAGGCGCTGGCCGAGGACTGCGAGGCGCTGATCGGCCGTGCCGACGCGATCGCCGCGGTGGGGCAGGCGGTCGAGCGCGGGGCGCGCTGGCTGCGCCCCAAGCGCATCACCGTCGGCGAGGTCAGCGTCGATCCTGAGTATGCCTCCGAGGAGGCGCCGCCGGCAGATGTCATGCGAATCGCTTTCGCGCAGCTCGATTCGATCCTCAGCCACAGCAAGCGACCGGGAGCCATCCTCCTGTACGACGAGGCCCATCTGCTGGCCGATGACCGGCGATCTGAGCGCTTCCCGCTGTCGAGCCTACTCGCCGCTCTCGGTGCGGTGCAACGCCAGCGGCCCCGGGTCCGTGTTGTCCTGGGCGGCCTCCCGACCCTGAGCCTCAACCTCAAGCGCGCCCGCACCTATGCCGAGCGCATGTTCCGCCACGCGGTGGTCGACAACCTCGAGCTTGAGGCTGCCTCGGAGGCGTTGGCGATCCCTCTGGCCACCAGTGGCCGGGGCTTCGGCCTGTCGCTCATCGGCGAGATCGTCGAGCAGACGGCCGGCTATCCGTACTTCCTGCAGTTCTTCGGCGCGTTCACCTGTAGCCGGATCGGGCTCGACCATATCGCGCTCGAGGACTTCCAGCGGGTCGAGGCGGCACTGCTGCACGAGCTCGACCTGGCCTTCTTCGAGGATCGCTTCGAGGGCGCCGCGCCGACCGAACAGGTACTGCTGCTAGCCATGGCCCGCTGCGGCGGTCGCGCCACGCTGGCGCGCCTGTACGACGAGGCGGGCAGCGCGGTCAATGTGCCGGTTGGCCTGCGGCGGCTGATGGACCGCGGCCTGGTCTACCGGCCCACGCGCGCTACGTACGACTTCGCGCTGCCCCTGTTCGGCTCGTACCTGCGGCGGCGGGCGAAAATAACAAAGTTATCGTCGGGACGATAA
- a CDS encoding tyrosine-type recombinase/integrase, whose amino-acid sequence MDELIADYEQALRAEGRSPRTIEWYEMFLREFCRFAGRAGRTLTLDDLSPPVARRWLVALRSRPKPPAPASLAGRVRSLRAFGSWIQSEFELDRHPLQGLKTPRVPRTLIHSLRDSDVRALLAAAGQGPCGDRDAALLLVMLDSGIRLSEVSGLHVADVDFENGYCQVMGKGSKERRVPLGRSARRALRRIVLARGHVAASAPLFIAATGEPLSRSGVQKIVRRAADRAGLEVRCSPHILRHTFARSFLANGGDVFSLQRILGHSPASLDVTRRYVELLDEDLREVHRRASPMDLLRHR is encoded by the coding sequence TTGGACGAGCTGATCGCAGACTACGAGCAAGCACTCCGCGCAGAAGGGCGCAGCCCACGCACGATCGAGTGGTATGAAATGTTCCTGCGCGAGTTCTGCCGCTTCGCAGGGCGCGCGGGCCGGACGCTGACGTTGGATGACCTGTCTCCGCCCGTCGCTCGTCGCTGGCTAGTCGCACTTCGATCCAGACCGAAGCCACCGGCGCCCGCCAGCCTGGCCGGACGCGTGCGCTCCCTGCGCGCCTTTGGGAGCTGGATACAGTCCGAGTTCGAACTAGACCGTCACCCGTTGCAGGGACTGAAAACGCCGCGCGTTCCACGCACCCTGATCCATTCGTTGCGCGATTCGGACGTGCGAGCCCTACTCGCCGCCGCCGGTCAAGGGCCGTGTGGCGACCGAGACGCGGCACTCCTGCTCGTCATGCTCGATTCAGGCATACGGTTGAGCGAGGTCAGCGGGTTGCACGTGGCGGATGTCGACTTCGAGAACGGTTACTGTCAGGTCATGGGCAAGGGCTCAAAGGAGCGCCGCGTGCCGCTCGGGCGCTCGGCACGCCGCGCGCTACGTCGGATTGTCTTGGCTCGTGGCCACGTGGCGGCCAGCGCGCCACTATTCATCGCCGCCACCGGAGAGCCATTGAGCCGTTCCGGGGTGCAGAAGATCGTGCGCCGTGCTGCGGACCGCGCCGGCCTCGAGGTCCGTTGCTCGCCGCACATCTTGCGCCACACCTTCGCGCGTTCCTTCTTGGCGAACGGTGGAGATGTCTTTAGCCTGCAGCGGATTCTGGGCCACAGTCCCGCGTCGCTCGACGTGACCCGGCGTTACGTGGAACTCCTCGACGAAGACCTGCGGGAGGTGCACCGCCGGGCATCGCCCATGGACCTACTGCGCCACCGTTGA
- a CDS encoding ATP-binding cassette domain-containing protein produces MVAVLHGPEYPSLAFTGLVFSYPRSTVLGGAGPRVFDEFSWATPAGATVILGPNGAGKTTLLSLGATALRPTGGSVRLGEHEATRRRDVGAIRRAVGWMPQHFRAIPGTTAREQVAYAGWLKGMSRADAWHAAPSALEKVGLTGETDRRTAQLSGGQQRRVSLAQLLVHRAQLLLLDEPTAGLDPGQRARFRETVRDLARGVPVVVSTHQVDDLTDLFDTVVVLDHGQIRFQGTVTAFMALAPGGSSYPAEAAYATLVDGDR; encoded by the coding sequence GTGGTCGCCGTGCTGCACGGACCTGAATACCCGAGCCTGGCCTTCACCGGCCTCGTCTTCTCATACCCTCGATCGACCGTCCTGGGCGGTGCCGGGCCGCGCGTCTTCGATGAGTTCAGCTGGGCAACGCCGGCAGGCGCGACGGTCATCCTGGGCCCGAACGGCGCCGGCAAGACGACCCTGCTGTCACTCGGCGCCACCGCCCTGCGCCCGACAGGGGGGAGCGTGCGACTCGGCGAACACGAAGCGACCCGGCGGCGCGATGTCGGCGCCATCCGGCGGGCCGTGGGCTGGATGCCACAGCACTTCCGCGCCATCCCCGGAACCACCGCGCGTGAGCAGGTTGCCTACGCCGGCTGGCTGAAAGGCATGTCGCGCGCCGATGCGTGGCACGCTGCACCCTCGGCTCTCGAGAAGGTCGGCTTGACCGGCGAGACGGATCGCCGCACCGCGCAGCTGTCCGGCGGGCAGCAGCGTCGTGTCAGCCTGGCTCAGCTCCTCGTGCACCGAGCACAGCTGCTGCTCCTCGATGAACCCACCGCCGGTCTCGACCCCGGGCAACGCGCCCGCTTCCGGGAGACGGTCCGCGACCTCGCGCGAGGCGTGCCGGTGGTCGTCTCCACCCACCAGGTCGACGACCTGACCGACCTGTTCGACACCGTCGTCGTCCTTGACCACGGCCAGATTCGGTTCCAGGGCACCGTAACCGCCTTCATGGCCCTGGCGCCCGGCGGCAGCAGCTACCCCGCCGAGGCTGCCTACGCCACCCTCGTCGACGGCGACCGATGA
- a CDS encoding ABC transporter ATP-binding protein, whose product MSETPLHTERFGRRYRRSQPWAVRDLSLTIAEGSITALVGPNGAGKSTLIRACLGFEPPDEGRILVDGHDPQRNRTEAVNAIGYVPQQPALYRSLSIGDHLHMAGAARPSFDRAWARRRIEEIGLSVDRKVGELSGGEQAQVGLALALGTRAPLLLLDEPLANLDPLARRHFLTALVDDIRTRGATAVLSSHLVTDVDQACDWLVVLAHGRLVLHTSIAAAKQEYRTVAAGELGSDRAIGSFPAPGGESLALVRRTSIGRPASLEEIVLGHMSAAAPDGSEAAA is encoded by the coding sequence ATGTCTGAGACACCGCTGCACACCGAGCGATTCGGCCGGCGCTACCGCCGGAGTCAGCCCTGGGCCGTTCGGGATCTATCACTGACGATTGCCGAGGGATCGATTACTGCGCTGGTCGGGCCTAACGGCGCCGGCAAGTCAACGCTTATCCGGGCCTGCCTCGGCTTCGAGCCGCCCGACGAAGGTCGAATCCTGGTGGATGGCCATGACCCACAGCGCAACCGCACCGAGGCCGTGAACGCCATCGGCTACGTCCCACAGCAGCCAGCGCTGTACCGCAGCCTGTCGATCGGCGATCACCTGCACATGGCTGGAGCGGCGCGACCATCATTCGACCGCGCGTGGGCCCGGCGGCGCATCGAGGAGATCGGTCTCTCCGTGGATCGCAAGGTCGGAGAGCTCTCCGGCGGCGAGCAGGCGCAGGTCGGCCTGGCGCTGGCGCTCGGCACTCGCGCGCCGCTGCTCCTGCTCGACGAGCCGTTGGCCAATCTCGATCCGTTGGCGCGACGGCACTTCCTGACGGCGCTCGTCGACGACATCCGAACGCGTGGCGCCACGGCGGTCCTGTCCTCGCACCTGGTGACCGATGTTGACCAGGCCTGCGACTGGCTCGTCGTGCTGGCCCACGGCAGGCTGGTCCTGCACACGTCCATCGCAGCCGCGAAGCAGGAATACCGAACCGTGGCAGCGGGGGAGCTCGGAAGCGATCGCGCGATCGGATCGTTCCCCGCCCCCGGTGGCGAGTCGCTGGCCCTTGTGCGTCGCACCTCGATCGGCCGCCCGGCCTCGCTGGAGGAGATCGTGCTCGGCCACATGTCCGCGGCTGCACCCGACGGTAGTGAGGCTGCCGCCTGA
- a CDS encoding ATP-binding protein — MRPLSVLRAYLNAGLPPRIRDLFAVGVIVITAILGLSAFRTGAPDEGITFYLGPDRMVVADISPWGAAAQSSLRPGMVVLRINQSSVSPIASDRDQPVRQSEEWPAIVAERLDYVEAISVADYDQALASGSDPPLTAVHAYLATPGSIEESWPSVVVGLALLAGVWWWLLGYCAAPVRGLAGAASAAITVPLFLLPFALTWGRDTLLLLAVILPLASLPLADGLSGLLPATERHAARALLLTAVLVAVGVGILLVQTGSGGPATLVSVGMAAAVPIISAASLSRNDSKTRFNNGGMTLAPLELAALSLTPLFGLIALGFHSTSLLWLLVFWVIVLAAAQRFSIAPLNRTVATTRLQRDLVVEATEAERARIATDLHDVALQELTMLAMRLDAKGDEESADAAREVADRVREICGDLRLPLLDDFGVGPALAWLVDRLDQATPARITLAQNDAGRLPPEVELAIFRVAQEALGNAVRHGIPPIVVRFQAGSGRASLSIDDAGPGIGPDAVQGAQQAGRFGLLNMQQRAEQVGALLDVRRWPGGGTHVALEWRAP, encoded by the coding sequence ATGCGTCCGCTTTCCGTGCTGAGGGCCTACCTGAACGCCGGCCTGCCGCCGCGGATCCGCGACCTGTTCGCCGTCGGCGTGATTGTGATAACCGCAATCCTCGGTCTCAGCGCCTTCCGGACGGGCGCGCCGGACGAGGGCATCACCTTTTACCTCGGCCCCGACCGTATGGTGGTGGCCGACATCTCGCCTTGGGGAGCGGCCGCTCAATCGTCGCTGCGACCAGGGATGGTGGTGCTGCGCATCAATCAGTCGTCAGTCAGCCCGATCGCCAGCGACCGCGACCAGCCCGTCCGCCAATCTGAAGAGTGGCCGGCCATCGTCGCGGAGCGACTCGACTACGTGGAGGCCATCTCGGTCGCCGACTACGACCAGGCGCTGGCATCCGGCAGCGATCCACCCCTGACCGCTGTCCACGCCTACCTGGCCACACCGGGCAGCATCGAGGAGAGCTGGCCCAGCGTGGTCGTTGGCCTCGCGCTGCTGGCGGGGGTCTGGTGGTGGTTGCTTGGTTACTGCGCGGCCCCAGTCCGGGGCTTGGCAGGCGCAGCATCCGCTGCCATCACCGTGCCGTTGTTCCTGCTCCCCTTTGCGCTGACTTGGGGTCGCGATACGCTGCTGCTGCTCGCTGTCATCCTGCCGCTCGCATCCCTGCCACTGGCCGATGGCCTGAGTGGGCTCCTCCCGGCAACAGAGCGACACGCGGCTCGGGCGCTTCTCCTCACCGCTGTGCTGGTGGCAGTCGGCGTCGGCATCCTCCTCGTACAGACTGGATCGGGTGGCCCCGCCACGCTGGTCTCGGTCGGGATGGCCGCTGCGGTTCCAATCATCTCCGCAGCAAGCCTCTCTCGAAACGACAGCAAGACTCGATTCAACAACGGCGGGATGACGCTTGCCCCGTTGGAACTGGCGGCGCTCAGTCTGACACCGCTGTTCGGGCTGATCGCGCTCGGGTTCCATTCCACGAGTCTGCTGTGGCTTCTGGTCTTCTGGGTGATTGTGCTGGCTGCGGCCCAGCGCTTCTCGATCGCGCCTCTGAATCGGACGGTGGCGACGACCCGCCTGCAGCGGGACCTGGTGGTGGAGGCCACCGAGGCGGAGCGTGCGCGCATCGCCACCGACCTGCACGACGTGGCCCTTCAGGAGCTGACCATGCTCGCCATGCGGCTCGACGCGAAAGGTGACGAGGAATCGGCGGACGCAGCGCGCGAGGTGGCCGATCGGGTGCGTGAGATCTGCGGCGACTTACGCCTGCCACTCCTCGACGACTTCGGCGTCGGCCCAGCCTTGGCGTGGCTCGTGGACCGTCTCGATCAGGCGACGCCGGCGCGCATCACGCTCGCGCAGAATGACGCAGGCCGCTTACCGCCCGAGGTGGAACTAGCCATCTTCCGCGTCGCCCAGGAGGCGCTGGGCAATGCGGTTCGCCACGGGATCCCGCCAATCGTCGTCCGATTCCAAGCGGGCAGCGGTCGCGCCTCCCTCTCGATCGATGACGCAGGGCCCGGCATCGGTCCGGATGCAGTGCAAGGCGCCCAGCAGGCGGGCCGTTTCGGCCTGCTCAACATGCAACAGCGGGCGGAGCAGGTGGGTGCGCTTCTGGATGTGCGGAGATGGCCGGGAGGCGGGACGCACGTGGCGCTGGAGTGGCGAGCCCCATGA
- a CDS encoding response regulator transcription factor: protein MIRLAIVDDHPVVREGIAALLREQPDIEVVALAGDAEAAVPLLADETLDVVLLDIRLGSMSGLQLLSAEGRPPRPAIVVLTAYDYPHYADTALRLGASGYVLKSAPFAQLLSAIRRAADGQLAFDIRPTRGVRLTPREAVVVSLVVQGHSNDEIAGQLGISARTVETHLRHLFERLGLASRTELATRALREGWLDLPA, encoded by the coding sequence ATGATCCGGCTGGCAATCGTCGATGACCACCCGGTCGTGCGTGAAGGAATCGCGGCTCTGTTGCGTGAACAACCCGACATCGAGGTGGTCGCGCTAGCCGGCGATGCTGAGGCCGCGGTCCCGCTCCTGGCCGACGAGACGCTCGATGTTGTCCTGCTGGACATCCGGCTTGGGTCGATGAGTGGTCTCCAGCTCCTTTCTGCGGAGGGCCGACCCCCCAGGCCGGCGATCGTGGTGCTCACCGCCTACGACTACCCGCACTATGCCGATACCGCTCTCCGGCTGGGCGCCTCCGGGTACGTGCTCAAGAGCGCGCCATTCGCTCAGCTGCTGTCGGCAATCCGCCGGGCAGCCGACGGCCAGCTCGCGTTCGACATTCGGCCAACACGAGGCGTCCGACTGACGCCACGCGAGGCGGTCGTCGTCTCGTTGGTGGTCCAGGGCCACAGCAATGACGAGATTGCCGGTCAGCTGGGTATCAGCGCCCGGACCGTTGAGACGCACCTCAGACACCTGTTCGAGCGGCTCGGTTTGGCATCGCGGACCGAGTTGGCGACGCGCGCCCTCCGTGAGGGCTGGCTCGACCTGCCCGCCTGA
- a CDS encoding PadR family transcriptional regulator has translation MSVRFGLLALLAEAPTHGYQLKTDFERRTANQWALNIGQVYTTLQRLERDGLVLPIEPADDRHEYSITAAGRRLLDDWFITPVLAEGPPRDELTIKVLLAIAAGDIDVTGVLQRQRTASVEQLQAYTRRKAQADPQREVAFLMMLDALIFRTEAEIRWLDACEARILQMAKATRGETE, from the coding sequence GTGTCAGTACGCTTCGGGTTGCTTGCGCTCCTCGCAGAGGCGCCCACGCATGGGTACCAGCTCAAGACCGATTTCGAGCGCCGGACCGCAAACCAGTGGGCGCTGAACATCGGCCAGGTGTACACAACGCTCCAGCGCCTGGAGCGCGATGGCCTGGTCCTGCCGATCGAGCCCGCCGATGACCGGCACGAATACTCGATCACCGCAGCGGGCCGTCGCCTGCTCGATGACTGGTTCATCACCCCGGTCCTCGCCGAGGGGCCGCCGCGCGACGAGCTGACGATCAAGGTCCTGCTCGCCATCGCCGCCGGCGACATCGACGTCACCGGAGTCCTGCAGCGCCAGCGAACGGCATCGGTCGAGCAGCTGCAGGCCTATACCCGGCGTAAGGCGCAGGCAGACCCGCAGCGAGAGGTCGCTTTCCTGATGATGCTCGACGCGCTCATCTTCCGCACCGAGGCGGAGATCCGCTGGCTGGACGCCTGCGAGGCGCGCATCCTCCAGATGGCCAAGGCAACCAGGGGGGAAACCGAGTGA
- a CDS encoding ABC transporter ATP-binding protein produces MTTLVQLDGAARWFGSGHTEVVALHPTDLTVSSGELVAIMGPSGSGKTTLLSLVGGLDRPSRGRVLVEGTDVGALGARELAILRRRTVGYVFQDLNLLAGLNARENVSLPLELDGRPLGEARQAAQEALDSVGLASLVDRFPDDLSGGEQQRVAIARALVGGRRILLADEPTGALDSITGESVMRLLRAHCNEGGTAILVTHDAAHAAWADRVVFLRDGRVVDEARSPSKHDTA; encoded by the coding sequence GTGACCACGCTGGTGCAGCTCGACGGTGCCGCCCGCTGGTTCGGCAGCGGCCACACCGAGGTGGTCGCCCTCCATCCCACCGACCTGACCGTCTCCAGCGGCGAGCTGGTGGCGATCATGGGTCCGTCGGGGTCCGGCAAGACCACGCTGCTCTCGCTGGTCGGCGGTCTCGACCGACCGAGCCGCGGGCGGGTTCTGGTCGAAGGCACGGACGTTGGCGCACTCGGCGCTCGGGAGCTGGCGATCCTGCGGCGGCGAACGGTGGGCTATGTCTTCCAGGATCTCAACCTGCTGGCCGGGCTCAACGCACGCGAGAACGTCAGCCTCCCGCTGGAACTCGACGGGCGGCCGCTTGGCGAAGCACGCCAGGCCGCCCAAGAAGCGCTTGATTCGGTCGGCCTGGCGAGCCTTGTCGACCGCTTCCCCGATGACCTGTCCGGTGGCGAGCAGCAGCGGGTGGCGATCGCCCGAGCGCTCGTCGGCGGCCGTCGCATCCTCCTCGCCGACGAGCCAACCGGTGCCCTCGATTCGATCACTGGCGAATCGGTCATGCGCCTGCTGCGCGCCCACTGCAACGAGGGCGGAACGGCGATTCTGGTGACGCACGACGCGGCCCACGCCGCCTGGGCGGACAGGGTCGTCTTCCTCCGCGACGGACGGGTCGTGGATGAGGCCCGGTCCCCCTCGAAGCACGACACGGCATGA
- a CDS encoding FtsX-like permease family protein yields MNTAGTRAILRIARRNIGRSRWRSALIAVLIMLPVAAMVGATAVMIAVTPTAEQSASHQMGRADLLVYPSGEGASVAALQGVLPPGSRIEPFVYGEDHLVLTGMEASVTVRSLDLQGLAHGMVSLLSGRTPADGSEVAISQAVSALAGVGIGDRTTLKGLGTPTVVGLVEDSFDLQSRFILVDGSAARTAPDDSVTWLVGLPSGTDPGSLDWSSVTGPTGSLFAVTTRTNRVSAADQASPTIIVLGGLAMVEVALVASAAFAVSVRRRQRELGLMAAAGASPRHLAGTVLAEGLLLGVLGSLAGIVVGLLAAEAFSPWLDQLTDRRTPPISLSPTWIGMAAGIGLIANLLAALAPAWTAARVPVTTALSGRRPPSTPARRTLAFGVALIGIAIGLTLGGSALRLRDGGNPLSIPMLLLGAVGGTLGFGACSPWLVERLERPARFLPLASRIALRDTARARSRNGPIITAILASFAATVALAAYATSLAASNAAHWQPYMQSDQIYLQGNVDEAGPDVAEALGAVAAAPIPGIGSEGQFPLVTTGNGATRQQFGYVTVGDAELLKVLHAEDAVTDLQDGSVVLLPEKPLNVSTATVEVTDAQGTVVSTTNLPARVVAIGLATGALPQAVVSAETARRLGLGIPANGRYLLRLSRDVTDADLAKAAEIAGGYPDTFADAALPPHLAGEGFRIVMLVASLLLALSVTGVAVALGEAESRPEQRTLLALGAHPQLRRWVAAGRAGSIALLAGVLAVPAGLLPVWGLFASRNAPLVVPVPEVLAAVIALPVLAIVGTLLLSRPIPSWSAFRDLAR; encoded by the coding sequence ATGAACACCGCTGGCACGCGGGCCATCCTGCGCATCGCCCGCCGCAACATCGGCCGCAGCCGATGGCGCAGTGCACTCATCGCCGTGCTGATCATGTTGCCGGTCGCCGCCATGGTGGGAGCGACTGCGGTGATGATCGCAGTCACCCCTACCGCCGAGCAGAGCGCCTCGCATCAGATGGGCCGCGCCGATCTACTGGTCTATCCCAGCGGCGAGGGCGCTAGCGTGGCTGCCCTCCAGGGCGTCCTTCCACCCGGGAGCCGGATCGAGCCGTTCGTGTACGGCGAGGATCACCTGGTCCTGACCGGGATGGAGGCCTCGGTCACGGTCCGCTCGCTGGATCTGCAGGGGTTGGCCCACGGGATGGTCAGCCTGCTGAGCGGGCGCACCCCGGCCGACGGGAGCGAGGTGGCGATCAGCCAAGCGGTCAGCGCCCTGGCCGGTGTCGGCATCGGCGACCGGACCACTCTGAAGGGGCTGGGGACACCGACCGTGGTGGGTCTCGTCGAGGACAGCTTCGACCTGCAGTCGCGCTTCATCCTGGTGGACGGGTCGGCGGCGCGTACAGCTCCCGATGATTCCGTCACCTGGCTGGTGGGTCTGCCCAGCGGCACTGATCCGGGGAGTCTCGATTGGTCAAGCGTCACGGGACCGACCGGCTCGCTCTTCGCGGTTACCACGCGCACCAATCGGGTCTCGGCGGCCGACCAGGCCAGCCCGACGATCATCGTGCTCGGCGGGCTGGCGATGGTCGAGGTCGCGCTGGTCGCCTCCGCCGCATTCGCCGTCAGCGTCCGGCGGCGGCAGCGCGAACTGGGTCTCATGGCCGCCGCCGGCGCGTCCCCGCGTCACCTGGCAGGGACCGTGTTGGCGGAGGGGCTCCTGCTCGGTGTCCTAGGCTCGCTCGCCGGGATCGTGGTCGGGCTGCTTGCTGCGGAGGCGTTCTCGCCATGGCTCGACCAGCTCACCGATCGACGGACACCGCCTATCAGCCTCTCACCGACCTGGATCGGCATGGCGGCGGGGATCGGGCTCATTGCCAATCTGCTGGCGGCGCTCGCGCCGGCCTGGACCGCAGCCCGTGTTCCCGTGACCACCGCACTGTCGGGGCGCCGGCCGCCATCGACTCCCGCGCGCAGGACCCTCGCGTTCGGCGTGGCGCTCATTGGCATCGCTATCGGCCTGACGCTGGGCGGCTCTGCCCTCCGTCTGCGGGACGGTGGGAACCCGCTCAGCATCCCGATGCTGCTGCTTGGTGCGGTGGGCGGGACACTGGGCTTTGGCGCCTGCAGCCCGTGGCTAGTGGAACGGCTCGAGCGGCCGGCGCGCTTCCTACCCTTGGCCAGCCGCATCGCGCTGCGGGACACCGCGAGGGCGCGGTCACGGAACGGTCCGATCATCACCGCCATCCTGGCCAGCTTCGCTGCGACCGTGGCGCTTGCCGCCTATGCCACCAGCCTGGCCGCCTCTAACGCCGCTCACTGGCAACCGTACATGCAGTCAGACCAGATCTACCTGCAGGGCAATGTCGATGAGGCCGGGCCGGACGTTGCAGAAGCACTTGGAGCGGTTGCTGCCGCCCCGATCCCCGGTATCGGCAGCGAGGGTCAGTTCCCGCTCGTGACTACCGGCAACGGCGCCACCCGCCAGCAGTTCGGCTATGTCACCGTTGGCGATGCCGAATTGTTGAAGGTCCTGCATGCCGAGGACGCCGTGACGGACCTGCAGGACGGATCGGTGGTGCTGTTGCCTGAGAAGCCGCTCAACGTGTCGACTGCCACCGTCGAAGTGACCGATGCGCAGGGAACAGTGGTCAGCACGACAAATCTCCCGGCCCGGGTGGTTGCCATCGGACTGGCGACTGGGGCGCTTCCGCAAGCGGTGGTGTCGGCCGAGACGGCCCGCCGGCTCGGCTTGGGCATTCCCGCGAACGGCAGATACCTCCTGCGCCTCTCACGCGACGTCACCGATGCGGATCTGGCCAAAGCAGCCGAGATCGCCGGCGGCTATCCGGACACGTTCGCTGACGCCGCCCTGCCACCGCATCTGGCTGGCGAGGGATTCCGAATCGTGATGTTGGTCGCCAGCCTGCTGCTGGCCCTGAGCGTGACCGGCGTGGCAGTCGCCCTCGGCGAGGCCGAGTCGCGCCCCGAGCAGCGCACGCTTCTGGCCCTCGGCGCACACCCGCAGTTACGTCGATGGGTCGCTGCCGGGCGTGCCGGTTCCATCGCACTGCTCGCTGGAGTGCTCGCGGTCCCTGCGGGCCTGCTCCCCGTGTGGGGCCTGTTCGCCAGCCGCAACGCACCGCTCGTCGTACCGGTGCCGGAGGTACTCGCCGCGGTTATCGCCTTGCCGGTCCTTGCGATCGTAGGCACGTTGCTCCTCAGCCGGCCGATCCCCAGCTGGTCGGCCTTCAGAGATCTCGCCCGCTAG